The genomic interval GAACCCAGATGCTGCAACCAACCTGGAGCGTTCCCTGCAAGCCGTTGCGGAACGCCATCGCAAACGCGGATTTATCGTCCTGATCAGTGACCTGTTTACAGATATCAACACGATTGAGCGCGCATTGCAACATTTTCGGTTTACAGGCCACAATGTGCTGGTATTTCAAATCCTGGACCCACAGGAGATTGAATTCGATTTTAAGGATGTGGTTGAGCTTTTGGATGTGGAGTCAGATGCCAAAATGCTGATTGATGCCAAGGCGGCCCGAGCACAGTATCAGAAGAATTTCCAGGCACATCAGGACCAACTGCGCCGCATCTGTGGGCTGCTGCAGATTGACCATGCCGTACTTCGGACAGATGCCCCGCTGGATGGTGCACTATTTCATTACCTCTCTGCACGCTCGCGGCGCAGAGGCTGACCCTACGTCGCCGTGTCCTTCATCACTCCTCTCTTTCTGGCTGCAGGACTCACCGCACTAATCCCCGTGCTGCTGCATTTGGTAAGAAGGCTCAAGGCCCGTGAGGTGCCCTTCAGTACGCACATGTTTCTGGAAGCTACCCCGATTCAGAGAATTCGTCGGCGACGCCTGCAGGACATCCTCCTGATGCTGCTCCGAGCCGGAATACTGATGCTCCTGGCACTGCTCTTCGCGCGTCCGTTCATTCCACCCGAAGACTTACCCTTCCTGCAGGAAGCCGGGCAGGAGTCTGTCGTCATCCTTCTGGATGGATCCTACAGCATGCAATACAACACGCGGTTTGAGGAGGCTGTCGAACAAGCCCGCCTGAACCTGGAAACCGGTGATGAGTGGGCCCTGGTCCGCTTTAGTGATGCTGCAGAGCAGCTGACCCCGCTCGACAATGACCCCTCCGTGCACGAAGCTGCGCTCAATGCACAATCCCCCGACTACCGGACTACCGACCTCTATCCCGCCATGCAACTCGGCACAGAAATCCTTCAGGGCGCCCGATTTGAGCAGCGCCGGATCGTGCTCATCTCCGATTTTCAACAGTCGGCCTTCAGCCCGATCCTGGAAAATCTGCAAGTGCCGGATGACATCACAGTCGAACCTGTCAAGGTAGGAGACGACTCCTCGGATAATCAGTTTTTCGAAGATGTGGAATTCACCCAGGAGCGCCGCGGAACCCTGGTTTCTGTCCAATTTGATGGCCGGATCCCAACCACCGCAGCCGTTACACTCCGTATTGGCGCAGAAGTGATGGATGAGGTTACAGGGCGCATTCCTGCCTTCCAGCAACTGGTGGAGCGGCCCGGCCTCTATCAAGGCGATCTACACGTCAATGATCCTGTGCCCGGCCCTGATGACCACTATTACTTTACCTATACTGTCCATCCACGGTCAGGCATCTTTGCAGTTGATGGCAGCCCGGGCATGCGCAACGCGTTCTTTCTCGAAAGTGCATTTGACCTGCAAGATGCAAGCCGGTACAGATTCGACGCAGGTCCCCGCCCCGTCCGCTTGAATGCTGTAGACCTGTTAATTATCACGACTGCGAATGCGGTATCCTCCGGCGACTGGACCACCATAGAGAACTTCGCCCTCAGTGGAGGAACAGTCCTCCTAGCTTTTGATGAGGGCGGACTTGCACAGACGCCGCTCTTGGGCGCAGGCGTGATTGCAGGTGCGGTACGCGCGCGCGACTTCCAGGGCACCGACGCAATTATCGCGGAGATTGATGCCCAACACCCCATCTTCGCACCGCTGGCTCAGCACAGTACAGGATCAGTGCTTCGACCCCAGTTCCGGCGCTATGTGCAGGTGACTCCAGACTCTTCGGCACATGTGCTTGCGACCTTTGATACAGGAGCTCCCCTCCTGATTGAACGTCGTTTCGGGCGGGGACGCGTGCTTGTATTCACCTCCAGTCTGGGCACCGCCTGGAATGACCTCGCCCTGAGCGAAGTCTATCTACCACTGCTGTACGAGATTGCCCGGTATGCGAGCCCGGAATCTGGTACGGGACAGACATTCCATGTGGGGGATGCTGTGGGGTTCCGGGGGCTACCGGCAGACGAGGTAACCATTGCAAATCCAAACGGAGATGTATTCAGTGTTATATTGGATTCTACTGGTCTGGGGATATTTCAGGATACAGACTTTCCCGGCCACTATGATGCCAGACTTAATGGAGATCAACAATCGTTCTCTGTAAATATCAGTCC from Rhodothermaceae bacterium carries:
- a CDS encoding VWA domain-containing protein yields the protein MSFITPLFLAAGLTALIPVLLHLVRRLKAREVPFSTHMFLEATPIQRIRRRRLQDILLMLLRAGILMLLALLFARPFIPPEDLPFLQEAGQESVVILLDGSYSMQYNTRFEEAVEQARLNLETGDEWALVRFSDAAEQLTPLDNDPSVHEAALNAQSPDYRTTDLYPAMQLGTEILQGARFEQRRIVLISDFQQSAFSPILENLQVPDDITVEPVKVGDDSSDNQFFEDVEFTQERRGTLVSVQFDGRIPTTAAVTLRIGAEVMDEVTGRIPAFQQLVERPGLYQGDLHVNDPVPGPDDHYYFTYTVHPRSGIFAVDGSPGMRNAFFLESAFDLQDASRYRFDAGPRPVRLNAVDLLIITTANAVSSGDWTTIENFALSGGTVLLAFDEGGLAQTPLLGAGVIAGAVRARDFQGTDAIIAEIDAQHPIFAPLAQHSTGSVLRPQFRRYVQVTPDSSAHVLATFDTGAPLLIERRFGRGRVLVFTSSLGTAWNDLALSEVYLPLLYEIARYASPESGTGQTFHVGDAVGFRGLPADEVTIANPNGDVFSVILDSTGLGIFQDTDFPGHYDARLNGDQQSFSVNISPLESNLSARDVEEVYAALAARSTQPVLAPQPLEKAEQEQKLWKIVLLIMIGVFAFETMLASRR